A single Hippopotamus amphibius kiboko isolate mHipAmp2 chromosome 5, mHipAmp2.hap2, whole genome shotgun sequence DNA region contains:
- the LRRCC1 gene encoding leucine-rich repeat and coiled-coil domain-containing protein 1 isoform X3, translating into MPLHGIKHKLRYIELHSNCIDSIHHLLQCTVGLHFLTNLILEKNGEDNPVCHLPGYRAIMLQTLPQLRILDCKNIFGEPVNVAEVNSSGLQCFEGLLDNLVSSDSPLNISEDEIIDGMPVVTPPIDEIAPLDQFTSTPTDTGLTSFISVCPSSEPEKVNHENDFQNEMKLQKLDDQILQLLSETSNSLIDKVPEKDLRPKRDTDVTSESDYGNRKECSRKIPRRSKIPYYSKTIQTIKHHSKNNSAFISCNRKMKQPFFKELYVSSSLVNSNTLEESEKQKTEIIKVNNGSSENATYRALVEELDQEREKRWKAEQTEKKLMDYIDELHKHANEKKDIHSLALLTTDRLKEIIFKERNSKLQLEIMVHRLQNEIKKLSIELLKARDQQEDHIRHLRTLEKALEKMERQKGQQQAAQMRLIQEVELKAAAADREINLLRTSLDQEKEQVQQLHELLALKEQEHRKDLETREFFSEAEFQEALAKEIAKEERKHEQVIKEYQDRIDGLNQQYMDLENEFRIALTVEARRFKDVKDGFENVATELAKSKHALVWAQRKENESSSLIKDLTSMVKEQKTKLAEVSKLKQETATNLQNQINTLEILIEDDKQKSIQIELLKHEKMQLISELAAKESLIYGLRTERKVWGHELAQQGSSLAQNHGRLEAQIESLCRENESLRKASERDNDTLRIKCKIIEDQTETIGKLKECLQEREEQIKILHEKITEVQKCTQEQLDEKSSQLDEIVEKLERHNERKEKLKQQLKVKELELEEIRKAYSTLNQKWHDKGELLCHLEMQVKEVKENFENKERKLKAERDKSIELQKNAMEKLHSMDDAFKKQVDAIVEAHQAEIIQLASEKQKCIDSANLKVHKVEEEMRGLLEETCKNKKAMETKIKQLAFALNQIQQEM; encoded by the exons ATGCCCCTTCATGGAATTAAACATAAACTTAGATATATTGAACTACATAGTAATTGTATAGATAGTATCCATCACCTACTTCAATGTACAGTAGGATTGCACTTCTTGACTAAtcttattttggagaaaaatggagaagatAATCCTGTCTGTCATTTACCAG GGTACAGAGCAATTATGCTCCAGACTTTGCCACAGCTTAGAATCCTAGATTGTAAGAACATTTTTGGTGAACCAGTAAATGTGGCAGAAGTAAACTCATCAGGTCTACAGTGCTTTGAAGGTCTTTTGGATAATTTAGTTTCTTCTGACTCTCCCCTAAATATAAGTGAAGATGAG ATCATTGACGGTATGCCAGTGGTAACACCACCTATTGATGAGATAGCTCCCTTGGATCAGTTTACAAGTACACCAACGGATACTGGTTTGACATCCTTTATATCTGTGTGTCCCTCTTCTGAGCCAGAGAAAGTTAATCATGAAAATGATTTTCAGAATGAGATGAAACTTCAGAAATTAGATGATCAAATTTTACAGCTTCTCAGTGAA ACTTCTAATTCTTTAATAGATAAAGTTCCTGAGAAAGATCTCAGACCAAAAAGAGATACAGATGTGACATCTGAAAGTgactatggaaacagaaaagaatgcaGTAGAAAAATTCCTCGAAGATCAAAAATCCCATATTATTCCAAAACTATTCAAACTATTAAGCACCACAGTAAAAACAACAGTGCTTTTATAAg ttgtAATCGTAAAATGAAACAACCTTTCTTTAAAGAATTATATGTAAGCTCATCTTTAGTGAACAGTAATACATTAGAAGAATCAGAAAAGCAGAAGACTGAAATAATTAAAGTAAACAACGGTAGCTCAGAAAATGCCACTTACCGG gCACTTGTTGAGGAATTAGaccaagagagagagaagagatggaaagctgaacaaactgaaaagaaacttatggaTTATATTGATGAACTGCATAaacatgcaaatgaaaaaaaagatattcatagCCTGGCTCTTCTGACTACAGATAG GctgaaggaaattatttttaaagagagaaattcCAAACTACAACTCGAAATTATGGTTCACAGacttcaaaatgaaattaaaaaactcAGTATTGAATTACTTAAAGCAAGAGATCAACAAGAGGATCACATTAGACACTTAAGAACCCTGGAAAAAGCATTAGAAAAAATGGAGAGGCAAAAAGGGCAACAGCAAGCAGCACAg ATGAGACTTATCCAGGAGGTGGAACTCAAAGCTGCAGCTGCTGATAGAGAAATAAACTTACTTAGAACTTCTCTTGATCAAGAAAAGGAACAGGTGCAACAACTTCATGAACTTCTTGCATTGAAAGAACAAGAACACAG GAAAGACCTTGAAACAAGGGAGTTTTTTAGTGAAGCTGAGTTCCAGGAAGCGTTAGCTAAAGAAATTgctaaagaagagagaaaacatgaGCAAGTTATAAAAGAATACCAAGACAGAATTGATGGATTAAACCAACAGTATATGGATTTAGAAAATGAATTCCGTATTGCTCTAACTGTTGAAGCCAGAAGATTTAAAGAT GTTAAAGATGGTTTTGAAAATGTTGCAACCGAATTAGCAAAGAGCAAGCATGCTCTTGTTTGggctcaaagaaaagaaaatgagtctTCCTCTTTAATTAAAGATCTAACCAGTATggtgaaagaacaaaaaacaaaacttgcagAAGTTTCTAAATTGAAACAGGAAACAGCAACAAATTTACAG AATCAGATCAACACACTTGAGATTTTAATTGAAGATGACAAGCAGAAGAGTATTCAAATAGAACTTCTCAAGCATGAAAAAATGCAGCTTATTTCCGAGCTAGCAGCCAAGGAGTCGCTAATTTATGGTttaaggacagaaagaaaagtgTGGGGACATGAgttggcacaacagg GATCTTCTCTAGCCCAAAATCACGGGCGACTAGAGGctcaaattgaaagtttgtgtaGGGAGAATGAATCTCTGCGAAAAGCAAGTGAACGTGATAATGACACATTAAGAATTAAGTGCAAAATCATAGAAGACCAGACTGAAACCATTGGAAAATTAAAAGAG TGTTTACAGGAAAGAGAGGAACAAATCAAAATATTACATGAAAAGATCACTGAAGTACAAAAATGTACTCAAGAACAACTTGATGAAAAATCTTCACAACTGGATGAAATAGTTGAGAAACTAGAAAGacacaatgaaagaaaagaaaaactaaaacagcAGTTGAAAGTAAAGGAATTAGAActtgaagaaattagaaaagctTACAG TACTCTTAATCAGAAGTGGCATGATAAAGGAGAACTTCTATGTCATCTTGAAATGCAagtaaaagaagtgaaagaaaactttgaaaacaaagaaaggaaacttaAAGCAGAAAGAGACAAAAGTATTGAACTGCAAAA gaatgcAATGGAAAAGCTTCATAGTATGGATGATGCCTTTAAAAAACAAGTTGATGCAATTGTTGAAGCTCATCAAGCTGAAATAATACAACTGGCAAGTGAAAAGCAGAAATGTATTGATTCTGCAAATTTAAAG GTTCATAAAGTTGAAGAAGAAATGCGTGGACTTCTGGAAGAAACATGCAAGAACAAAAaggcaatggaaacaaaaattaagCAACTTGCTTTTGCTTTAAATCAAATTCAGCAAGAAATGTGA
- the LRRCC1 gene encoding leucine-rich repeat and coiled-coil domain-containing protein 1 isoform X2, with protein MRTATAAAGICASWTKACGGLMPLHGIKHKLRYIELHSNCIDSIHHLLQCTVGLHFLTNLILEKNGEDNPVCHLPGYRAIMLQTLPQLRILDCKNIFGEPVNVAEVNSSGLQCFEGLLDNLVSSDSPLNISEDEIIDGMPVVTPPIDEIAPLDQFTSTPTDTGLTSFISVCPSSEPEKVNHENDFQNEMKLQKLDDQILQLLSETSNSLIDKVPEKDLRPKRDTDVTSESDYGNRKECSRKIPRRSKIPYYSKTIQTIKHHSKNNSAFISCNRKMKQPFFKELYVSSSLVNSNTLEESEKQKTEIIKVNNGSSENATYRALVEELDQEREKRWKAEQTEKKLMDYIDELHKHANEKKDIHSLALLTTDRLKEIIFKERNSKLQLEIMVHRLQNEIKKLSIELLKARDQQEDHIRHLRTLEKALEKMERQKGQQQAAQMRLIQEVELKAAAADREINLLRTSLDQEKEQVQQLHELLALKEQEHRKDLETREFFSEAEFQEALAKEIAKEERKHEQVIKEYQDRIDGLNQQYMDLENEFRIALTVEARRFKDVKDGFENVATELAKSKHALVWAQRKENESSSLIKDLTSMVKEQKTKLAEVSKLKQETATNLQNQINTLEILIEDDKQKSIQIELLKHEKMQLISELAAKESLIYGLRTERKVWGHELAQQGSSLAQNHGRLEAQIESLCRENESLRKASERDNDTLRIKCKIIEDQTETIGKLKECLQEREEQIKILHEKITEVQKCTQEQLDEKSSQLDEIVEKLERHNERKEKLKQQLKVKELELEEIRKAYSTLNQKWHDKGELLCHLEMQVKEVKENFENKERKLKAERDKSIELQKNAMEKLHSMDDAFKKQVDAIVEAHQAEIIQLASEKQKCIDSANLKVHKVEEEMRGLLEETCKNKKAMETKIKQLAFALNQIQQEM; from the exons GTTTGATGCCCCTTCATGGAATTAAACATAAACTTAGATATATTGAACTACATAGTAATTGTATAGATAGTATCCATCACCTACTTCAATGTACAGTAGGATTGCACTTCTTGACTAAtcttattttggagaaaaatggagaagatAATCCTGTCTGTCATTTACCAG GGTACAGAGCAATTATGCTCCAGACTTTGCCACAGCTTAGAATCCTAGATTGTAAGAACATTTTTGGTGAACCAGTAAATGTGGCAGAAGTAAACTCATCAGGTCTACAGTGCTTTGAAGGTCTTTTGGATAATTTAGTTTCTTCTGACTCTCCCCTAAATATAAGTGAAGATGAG ATCATTGACGGTATGCCAGTGGTAACACCACCTATTGATGAGATAGCTCCCTTGGATCAGTTTACAAGTACACCAACGGATACTGGTTTGACATCCTTTATATCTGTGTGTCCCTCTTCTGAGCCAGAGAAAGTTAATCATGAAAATGATTTTCAGAATGAGATGAAACTTCAGAAATTAGATGATCAAATTTTACAGCTTCTCAGTGAA ACTTCTAATTCTTTAATAGATAAAGTTCCTGAGAAAGATCTCAGACCAAAAAGAGATACAGATGTGACATCTGAAAGTgactatggaaacagaaaagaatgcaGTAGAAAAATTCCTCGAAGATCAAAAATCCCATATTATTCCAAAACTATTCAAACTATTAAGCACCACAGTAAAAACAACAGTGCTTTTATAAg ttgtAATCGTAAAATGAAACAACCTTTCTTTAAAGAATTATATGTAAGCTCATCTTTAGTGAACAGTAATACATTAGAAGAATCAGAAAAGCAGAAGACTGAAATAATTAAAGTAAACAACGGTAGCTCAGAAAATGCCACTTACCGG gCACTTGTTGAGGAATTAGaccaagagagagagaagagatggaaagctgaacaaactgaaaagaaacttatggaTTATATTGATGAACTGCATAaacatgcaaatgaaaaaaaagatattcatagCCTGGCTCTTCTGACTACAGATAG GctgaaggaaattatttttaaagagagaaattcCAAACTACAACTCGAAATTATGGTTCACAGacttcaaaatgaaattaaaaaactcAGTATTGAATTACTTAAAGCAAGAGATCAACAAGAGGATCACATTAGACACTTAAGAACCCTGGAAAAAGCATTAGAAAAAATGGAGAGGCAAAAAGGGCAACAGCAAGCAGCACAg ATGAGACTTATCCAGGAGGTGGAACTCAAAGCTGCAGCTGCTGATAGAGAAATAAACTTACTTAGAACTTCTCTTGATCAAGAAAAGGAACAGGTGCAACAACTTCATGAACTTCTTGCATTGAAAGAACAAGAACACAG GAAAGACCTTGAAACAAGGGAGTTTTTTAGTGAAGCTGAGTTCCAGGAAGCGTTAGCTAAAGAAATTgctaaagaagagagaaaacatgaGCAAGTTATAAAAGAATACCAAGACAGAATTGATGGATTAAACCAACAGTATATGGATTTAGAAAATGAATTCCGTATTGCTCTAACTGTTGAAGCCAGAAGATTTAAAGAT GTTAAAGATGGTTTTGAAAATGTTGCAACCGAATTAGCAAAGAGCAAGCATGCTCTTGTTTGggctcaaagaaaagaaaatgagtctTCCTCTTTAATTAAAGATCTAACCAGTATggtgaaagaacaaaaaacaaaacttgcagAAGTTTCTAAATTGAAACAGGAAACAGCAACAAATTTACAG AATCAGATCAACACACTTGAGATTTTAATTGAAGATGACAAGCAGAAGAGTATTCAAATAGAACTTCTCAAGCATGAAAAAATGCAGCTTATTTCCGAGCTAGCAGCCAAGGAGTCGCTAATTTATGGTttaaggacagaaagaaaagtgTGGGGACATGAgttggcacaacagg GATCTTCTCTAGCCCAAAATCACGGGCGACTAGAGGctcaaattgaaagtttgtgtaGGGAGAATGAATCTCTGCGAAAAGCAAGTGAACGTGATAATGACACATTAAGAATTAAGTGCAAAATCATAGAAGACCAGACTGAAACCATTGGAAAATTAAAAGAG TGTTTACAGGAAAGAGAGGAACAAATCAAAATATTACATGAAAAGATCACTGAAGTACAAAAATGTACTCAAGAACAACTTGATGAAAAATCTTCACAACTGGATGAAATAGTTGAGAAACTAGAAAGacacaatgaaagaaaagaaaaactaaaacagcAGTTGAAAGTAAAGGAATTAGAActtgaagaaattagaaaagctTACAG TACTCTTAATCAGAAGTGGCATGATAAAGGAGAACTTCTATGTCATCTTGAAATGCAagtaaaagaagtgaaagaaaactttgaaaacaaagaaaggaaacttaAAGCAGAAAGAGACAAAAGTATTGAACTGCAAAA gaatgcAATGGAAAAGCTTCATAGTATGGATGATGCCTTTAAAAAACAAGTTGATGCAATTGTTGAAGCTCATCAAGCTGAAATAATACAACTGGCAAGTGAAAAGCAGAAATGTATTGATTCTGCAAATTTAAAG GTTCATAAAGTTGAAGAAGAAATGCGTGGACTTCTGGAAGAAACATGCAAGAACAAAAaggcaatggaaacaaaaattaagCAACTTGCTTTTGCTTTAAATCAAATTCAGCAAGAAATGTGA
- the LRRCC1 gene encoding leucine-rich repeat and coiled-coil domain-containing protein 1 isoform X1 gives MRTATAAAGICASWTKACGGLEALTNLTRLNLSYNHINDLSGLMPLHGIKHKLRYIELHSNCIDSIHHLLQCTVGLHFLTNLILEKNGEDNPVCHLPGYRAIMLQTLPQLRILDCKNIFGEPVNVAEVNSSGLQCFEGLLDNLVSSDSPLNISEDEIIDGMPVVTPPIDEIAPLDQFTSTPTDTGLTSFISVCPSSEPEKVNHENDFQNEMKLQKLDDQILQLLSETSNSLIDKVPEKDLRPKRDTDVTSESDYGNRKECSRKIPRRSKIPYYSKTIQTIKHHSKNNSAFISCNRKMKQPFFKELYVSSSLVNSNTLEESEKQKTEIIKVNNGSSENATYRALVEELDQEREKRWKAEQTEKKLMDYIDELHKHANEKKDIHSLALLTTDRLKEIIFKERNSKLQLEIMVHRLQNEIKKLSIELLKARDQQEDHIRHLRTLEKALEKMERQKGQQQAAQMRLIQEVELKAAAADREINLLRTSLDQEKEQVQQLHELLALKEQEHRKDLETREFFSEAEFQEALAKEIAKEERKHEQVIKEYQDRIDGLNQQYMDLENEFRIALTVEARRFKDVKDGFENVATELAKSKHALVWAQRKENESSSLIKDLTSMVKEQKTKLAEVSKLKQETATNLQNQINTLEILIEDDKQKSIQIELLKHEKMQLISELAAKESLIYGLRTERKVWGHELAQQGSSLAQNHGRLEAQIESLCRENESLRKASERDNDTLRIKCKIIEDQTETIGKLKECLQEREEQIKILHEKITEVQKCTQEQLDEKSSQLDEIVEKLERHNERKEKLKQQLKVKELELEEIRKAYSTLNQKWHDKGELLCHLEMQVKEVKENFENKERKLKAERDKSIELQKNAMEKLHSMDDAFKKQVDAIVEAHQAEIIQLASEKQKCIDSANLKVHKVEEEMRGLLEETCKNKKAMETKIKQLAFALNQIQQEM, from the exons GTTTGATGCCCCTTCATGGAATTAAACATAAACTTAGATATATTGAACTACATAGTAATTGTATAGATAGTATCCATCACCTACTTCAATGTACAGTAGGATTGCACTTCTTGACTAAtcttattttggagaaaaatggagaagatAATCCTGTCTGTCATTTACCAG GGTACAGAGCAATTATGCTCCAGACTTTGCCACAGCTTAGAATCCTAGATTGTAAGAACATTTTTGGTGAACCAGTAAATGTGGCAGAAGTAAACTCATCAGGTCTACAGTGCTTTGAAGGTCTTTTGGATAATTTAGTTTCTTCTGACTCTCCCCTAAATATAAGTGAAGATGAG ATCATTGACGGTATGCCAGTGGTAACACCACCTATTGATGAGATAGCTCCCTTGGATCAGTTTACAAGTACACCAACGGATACTGGTTTGACATCCTTTATATCTGTGTGTCCCTCTTCTGAGCCAGAGAAAGTTAATCATGAAAATGATTTTCAGAATGAGATGAAACTTCAGAAATTAGATGATCAAATTTTACAGCTTCTCAGTGAA ACTTCTAATTCTTTAATAGATAAAGTTCCTGAGAAAGATCTCAGACCAAAAAGAGATACAGATGTGACATCTGAAAGTgactatggaaacagaaaagaatgcaGTAGAAAAATTCCTCGAAGATCAAAAATCCCATATTATTCCAAAACTATTCAAACTATTAAGCACCACAGTAAAAACAACAGTGCTTTTATAAg ttgtAATCGTAAAATGAAACAACCTTTCTTTAAAGAATTATATGTAAGCTCATCTTTAGTGAACAGTAATACATTAGAAGAATCAGAAAAGCAGAAGACTGAAATAATTAAAGTAAACAACGGTAGCTCAGAAAATGCCACTTACCGG gCACTTGTTGAGGAATTAGaccaagagagagagaagagatggaaagctgaacaaactgaaaagaaacttatggaTTATATTGATGAACTGCATAaacatgcaaatgaaaaaaaagatattcatagCCTGGCTCTTCTGACTACAGATAG GctgaaggaaattatttttaaagagagaaattcCAAACTACAACTCGAAATTATGGTTCACAGacttcaaaatgaaattaaaaaactcAGTATTGAATTACTTAAAGCAAGAGATCAACAAGAGGATCACATTAGACACTTAAGAACCCTGGAAAAAGCATTAGAAAAAATGGAGAGGCAAAAAGGGCAACAGCAAGCAGCACAg ATGAGACTTATCCAGGAGGTGGAACTCAAAGCTGCAGCTGCTGATAGAGAAATAAACTTACTTAGAACTTCTCTTGATCAAGAAAAGGAACAGGTGCAACAACTTCATGAACTTCTTGCATTGAAAGAACAAGAACACAG GAAAGACCTTGAAACAAGGGAGTTTTTTAGTGAAGCTGAGTTCCAGGAAGCGTTAGCTAAAGAAATTgctaaagaagagagaaaacatgaGCAAGTTATAAAAGAATACCAAGACAGAATTGATGGATTAAACCAACAGTATATGGATTTAGAAAATGAATTCCGTATTGCTCTAACTGTTGAAGCCAGAAGATTTAAAGAT GTTAAAGATGGTTTTGAAAATGTTGCAACCGAATTAGCAAAGAGCAAGCATGCTCTTGTTTGggctcaaagaaaagaaaatgagtctTCCTCTTTAATTAAAGATCTAACCAGTATggtgaaagaacaaaaaacaaaacttgcagAAGTTTCTAAATTGAAACAGGAAACAGCAACAAATTTACAG AATCAGATCAACACACTTGAGATTTTAATTGAAGATGACAAGCAGAAGAGTATTCAAATAGAACTTCTCAAGCATGAAAAAATGCAGCTTATTTCCGAGCTAGCAGCCAAGGAGTCGCTAATTTATGGTttaaggacagaaagaaaagtgTGGGGACATGAgttggcacaacagg GATCTTCTCTAGCCCAAAATCACGGGCGACTAGAGGctcaaattgaaagtttgtgtaGGGAGAATGAATCTCTGCGAAAAGCAAGTGAACGTGATAATGACACATTAAGAATTAAGTGCAAAATCATAGAAGACCAGACTGAAACCATTGGAAAATTAAAAGAG TGTTTACAGGAAAGAGAGGAACAAATCAAAATATTACATGAAAAGATCACTGAAGTACAAAAATGTACTCAAGAACAACTTGATGAAAAATCTTCACAACTGGATGAAATAGTTGAGAAACTAGAAAGacacaatgaaagaaaagaaaaactaaaacagcAGTTGAAAGTAAAGGAATTAGAActtgaagaaattagaaaagctTACAG TACTCTTAATCAGAAGTGGCATGATAAAGGAGAACTTCTATGTCATCTTGAAATGCAagtaaaagaagtgaaagaaaactttgaaaacaaagaaaggaaacttaAAGCAGAAAGAGACAAAAGTATTGAACTGCAAAA gaatgcAATGGAAAAGCTTCATAGTATGGATGATGCCTTTAAAAAACAAGTTGATGCAATTGTTGAAGCTCATCAAGCTGAAATAATACAACTGGCAAGTGAAAAGCAGAAATGTATTGATTCTGCAAATTTAAAG GTTCATAAAGTTGAAGAAGAAATGCGTGGACTTCTGGAAGAAACATGCAAGAACAAAAaggcaatggaaacaaaaattaagCAACTTGCTTTTGCTTTAAATCAAATTCAGCAAGAAATGTGA
- the LRRCC1 gene encoding leucine-rich repeat and coiled-coil domain-containing protein 1 isoform X5 has translation MEKIILSVIYQIIDGMPVVTPPIDEIAPLDQFTSTPTDTGLTSFISVCPSSEPEKVNHENDFQNEMKLQKLDDQILQLLSETSNSLIDKVPEKDLRPKRDTDVTSESDYGNRKECSRKIPRRSKIPYYSKTIQTIKHHSKNNSAFISCNRKMKQPFFKELYVSSSLVNSNTLEESEKQKTEIIKVNNGSSENATYRALVEELDQEREKRWKAEQTEKKLMDYIDELHKHANEKKDIHSLALLTTDRLKEIIFKERNSKLQLEIMVHRLQNEIKKLSIELLKARDQQEDHIRHLRTLEKALEKMERQKGQQQAAQMRLIQEVELKAAAADREINLLRTSLDQEKEQVQQLHELLALKEQEHRKDLETREFFSEAEFQEALAKEIAKEERKHEQVIKEYQDRIDGLNQQYMDLENEFRIALTVEARRFKDVKDGFENVATELAKSKHALVWAQRKENESSSLIKDLTSMVKEQKTKLAEVSKLKQETATNLQNQINTLEILIEDDKQKSIQIELLKHEKMQLISELAAKESLIYGLRTERKVWGHELAQQGSSLAQNHGRLEAQIESLCRENESLRKASERDNDTLRIKCKIIEDQTETIGKLKECLQEREEQIKILHEKITEVQKCTQEQLDEKSSQLDEIVEKLERHNERKEKLKQQLKVKELELEEIRKAYSTLNQKWHDKGELLCHLEMQVKEVKENFENKERKLKAERDKSIELQKNAMEKLHSMDDAFKKQVDAIVEAHQAEIIQLASEKQKCIDSANLKVHKVEEEMRGLLEETCKNKKAMETKIKQLAFALNQIQQEM, from the exons atggagaagatAATCCTGTCTGTCATTTACCAG ATCATTGACGGTATGCCAGTGGTAACACCACCTATTGATGAGATAGCTCCCTTGGATCAGTTTACAAGTACACCAACGGATACTGGTTTGACATCCTTTATATCTGTGTGTCCCTCTTCTGAGCCAGAGAAAGTTAATCATGAAAATGATTTTCAGAATGAGATGAAACTTCAGAAATTAGATGATCAAATTTTACAGCTTCTCAGTGAA ACTTCTAATTCTTTAATAGATAAAGTTCCTGAGAAAGATCTCAGACCAAAAAGAGATACAGATGTGACATCTGAAAGTgactatggaaacagaaaagaatgcaGTAGAAAAATTCCTCGAAGATCAAAAATCCCATATTATTCCAAAACTATTCAAACTATTAAGCACCACAGTAAAAACAACAGTGCTTTTATAAg ttgtAATCGTAAAATGAAACAACCTTTCTTTAAAGAATTATATGTAAGCTCATCTTTAGTGAACAGTAATACATTAGAAGAATCAGAAAAGCAGAAGACTGAAATAATTAAAGTAAACAACGGTAGCTCAGAAAATGCCACTTACCGG gCACTTGTTGAGGAATTAGaccaagagagagagaagagatggaaagctgaacaaactgaaaagaaacttatggaTTATATTGATGAACTGCATAaacatgcaaatgaaaaaaaagatattcatagCCTGGCTCTTCTGACTACAGATAG GctgaaggaaattatttttaaagagagaaattcCAAACTACAACTCGAAATTATGGTTCACAGacttcaaaatgaaattaaaaaactcAGTATTGAATTACTTAAAGCAAGAGATCAACAAGAGGATCACATTAGACACTTAAGAACCCTGGAAAAAGCATTAGAAAAAATGGAGAGGCAAAAAGGGCAACAGCAAGCAGCACAg ATGAGACTTATCCAGGAGGTGGAACTCAAAGCTGCAGCTGCTGATAGAGAAATAAACTTACTTAGAACTTCTCTTGATCAAGAAAAGGAACAGGTGCAACAACTTCATGAACTTCTTGCATTGAAAGAACAAGAACACAG GAAAGACCTTGAAACAAGGGAGTTTTTTAGTGAAGCTGAGTTCCAGGAAGCGTTAGCTAAAGAAATTgctaaagaagagagaaaacatgaGCAAGTTATAAAAGAATACCAAGACAGAATTGATGGATTAAACCAACAGTATATGGATTTAGAAAATGAATTCCGTATTGCTCTAACTGTTGAAGCCAGAAGATTTAAAGAT GTTAAAGATGGTTTTGAAAATGTTGCAACCGAATTAGCAAAGAGCAAGCATGCTCTTGTTTGggctcaaagaaaagaaaatgagtctTCCTCTTTAATTAAAGATCTAACCAGTATggtgaaagaacaaaaaacaaaacttgcagAAGTTTCTAAATTGAAACAGGAAACAGCAACAAATTTACAG AATCAGATCAACACACTTGAGATTTTAATTGAAGATGACAAGCAGAAGAGTATTCAAATAGAACTTCTCAAGCATGAAAAAATGCAGCTTATTTCCGAGCTAGCAGCCAAGGAGTCGCTAATTTATGGTttaaggacagaaagaaaagtgTGGGGACATGAgttggcacaacagg GATCTTCTCTAGCCCAAAATCACGGGCGACTAGAGGctcaaattgaaagtttgtgtaGGGAGAATGAATCTCTGCGAAAAGCAAGTGAACGTGATAATGACACATTAAGAATTAAGTGCAAAATCATAGAAGACCAGACTGAAACCATTGGAAAATTAAAAGAG TGTTTACAGGAAAGAGAGGAACAAATCAAAATATTACATGAAAAGATCACTGAAGTACAAAAATGTACTCAAGAACAACTTGATGAAAAATCTTCACAACTGGATGAAATAGTTGAGAAACTAGAAAGacacaatgaaagaaaagaaaaactaaaacagcAGTTGAAAGTAAAGGAATTAGAActtgaagaaattagaaaagctTACAG TACTCTTAATCAGAAGTGGCATGATAAAGGAGAACTTCTATGTCATCTTGAAATGCAagtaaaagaagtgaaagaaaactttgaaaacaaagaaaggaaacttaAAGCAGAAAGAGACAAAAGTATTGAACTGCAAAA gaatgcAATGGAAAAGCTTCATAGTATGGATGATGCCTTTAAAAAACAAGTTGATGCAATTGTTGAAGCTCATCAAGCTGAAATAATACAACTGGCAAGTGAAAAGCAGAAATGTATTGATTCTGCAAATTTAAAG GTTCATAAAGTTGAAGAAGAAATGCGTGGACTTCTGGAAGAAACATGCAAGAACAAAAaggcaatggaaacaaaaattaagCAACTTGCTTTTGCTTTAAATCAAATTCAGCAAGAAATGTGA